A stretch of Corylus avellana chloroplast, complete genome DNA encodes these proteins:
- the atpA gene encoding ATP synthase CF1 alpha subunit, translated as MVTIRADEISNIIRERIEQYNREVKVVNTGTVLQVGDGIARIYGLDEVMAGELVEFEEGTIGIALNLESNNVGVVLMGDGLMIQERSSVKATGKIAQIPVSEAYLGRVINALAKPIDGRGEISASESRLIESPAPGIISRRSVYEPLQTGLIAIDSMIPIGRGQRELIIGDRQTGKTAVATDTILNQQGQNVICVYVAIGQKASSVAQVVTTLQERGAMEYTIVVAETADSPATLQYLAPYTGAALAEYFMYREQHTLIIYDDPSKQAQAYRQMSLLLRRPPGREAYPGDVFYLHSRLLERAAKSSSHLGEGSMTALPIVETQSGDVSAYIPTNVISITDGQIFLSADLFNAGIRPAINVGISVSRVGSAAQIKAMKQVAGKLKLELAQFAELEAFAQFASDLDKATQNQLARGQRLRELLKQSQADPLTVEEQIMTIYTGTNGYLDSLEIGQVKKFLGELRTYLKTNKPQFQEIISSTKTFTEEAEALLKEAIQEQMERFLLQEQV; from the coding sequence ATGGTAACCATTCGGGCAGATGAAATTAGTAATATTATTCGTGAACGTATTGAGCAATATAATAGAGAAGTAAAGGTTGTAAATACCGGTACCGTACTTCAAGTAGGCGACGGCATTGCCCGTATTTATGGTCTTGATGAAGTAATGGCGGGTGAATTAGTAGAATTTGAAGAGGGTACAATAGGTATTGCTCTAAATTTGGAATCAAACAATGTTGGTGTTGTATTAATGGGTGACGGTTTGATGATACAAGAAAGAAGTTCTGTAAAAGCAACAGGAAAAATTGCTCAGATACCAGTAAGTGAGGCTTATTTAGGTCGTGTTATAAATGCCCTAGCTAAACCTATTGACGGTCGAGGGGAAATTTCAGCTTCTGAATCTCGGTTAATTGAATCTCCCGCTCCTGGTATTATTTCTAGACGTTCCGTATATGAGCCTCTTCAAACAGGACTTATTGCTATTGATTCGATGATCCCTATAGGACGTGGTCAGCGAGAATTAATTATTGGAGACAGACAGACCGGTAAAACAGCAGTAGCCACAGATACGATTCTCAATCAACAAGGGCAAAATGTAATATGTGTTTATGTTGCTATTGGTCAAAAAGCATCTTCTGTGGCTCAGGTAGTAACTACTTTACAAGAAAGGGGAGCAATGGAATACACGATTGTGGTAGCTGAAACGGCGGATTCTCCGGCTACATTACAATACCTCGCTCCTTATACAGGAGCCGCTCTGGCTGAATATTTTATGTACCGTGAACAACACACTTTAATCATTTATGATGATCCGTCCAAACAAGCACAGGCTTATCGCCAAATGTCTCTTCTATTACGAAGACCACCGGGTCGCGAAGCTTATCCAGGGGATGTTTTTTATTTGCATTCACGACTTTTGGAAAGAGCCGCTAAATCAAGTTCTCATTTAGGTGAAGGAAGTATGACTGCTTTACCAATAGTTGAGACCCAATCGGGAGATGTTTCGGCTTATATTCCTACTAATGTAATTTCGATTACAGATGGACAAATATTCTTATCTGCCGATCTATTCAATGCTGGAATCAGACCTGCTATTAACGTGGGTATTTCCGTCTCCAGAGTAGGATCCGCAGCTCAAATTAAAGCCATGAAACAAGTAGCCGGCAAATTAAAATTGGAATTGGCGCAATTCGCAGAATTAGAAGCCTTTGCACAATTCGCTTCTGATCTCGATAAAGCTACTCAGAATCAATTGGCAAGAGGTCAACGATTACGCGAGTTGCTCAAACAATCTCAAGCAGATCCTCTCACGGTGGAAGAACAGATAATGACTATTTATACTGGAACGAATGGTTATCTTGATTCATTAGAAATTGGACAGGTAAAGAAATTTCTCGGTGAGTTACGTACTTACTTAAAAACGAATAAACCTCAGTTCCAAGAAATTATATCTTCCACCAAGACATTCACTGAGGAAGCAGAAGCCCTTTTGAAAGAAGCTATTCAAGAACAAATGGAACGCTTTCTACTTCAGGAACAAGTATAA
- the atpH gene encoding ATP synthase CF0 C subunit, giving the protein MNPLISAASVIAAGLAVGLASIGPGVGQGTAAGQAVEGIARQPEAEGKIRGTLLLSLAFMEALTIYGLVVALALLFANPFV; this is encoded by the coding sequence ATGAATCCACTGATTTCTGCCGCTTCCGTTATTGCTGCCGGGTTGGCTGTCGGTCTTGCTTCTATTGGACCTGGGGTTGGTCAAGGTACTGCTGCGGGCCAAGCTGTAGAAGGGATCGCGAGACAGCCCGAGGCGGAGGGAAAAATACGAGGTACTTTATTGCTTAGTCTGGCTTTTATGGAAGCTTTAACAATTTATGGACTAGTTGTAGCCTTAGCGCTTTTATTTGCGAATCCCTTTGTTTAA
- the atpI gene encoding ATP synthase CF0 A subunit translates to MNVLLCSINTLLKGLYDISGVEVGQHFYWQIGGFQVHAQVLITSWVVIAILLGSAIIAVRNPQTIPTDIQNFFEYVLEFIRDVSKTQIGEEYGPWVSFIGTLFLFIFVSNWSGALLPWKIIQLPHGELAAPTNDINTTVALALLTSLAYFYAGLTKKGLGYFGKYIQPTPILLPINILEDFTKPLSLSFRLFGNILADELVVVVLVSLVPLVVPIPVMLLGLFTSGIQALIFATLAAAYIGESMEGHH, encoded by the coding sequence ATGAATGTTCTATTATGTTCTATCAACACACTACTAAAAGGGCTATACGATATATCTGGTGTGGAAGTTGGCCAACATTTCTATTGGCAAATAGGAGGTTTTCAAGTCCATGCCCAAGTACTTATTACTTCTTGGGTTGTAATTGCTATCTTATTAGGTTCAGCCATTATAGCTGTTCGTAATCCACAAACGATTCCTACTGACATTCAGAATTTCTTCGAATATGTCCTTGAATTCATTCGAGACGTGAGCAAAACTCAGATTGGAGAAGAATATGGCCCATGGGTTTCCTTTATTGGAACTTTGTTTCTATTTATTTTTGTTTCGAATTGGTCAGGTGCTCTTTTACCTTGGAAAATCATACAGTTACCTCATGGGGAATTAGCCGCACCTACAAATGATATAAATACTACCGTTGCTTTAGCTTTACTCACGTCATTAGCATATTTCTATGCGGGTCTTACCAAAAAAGGATTAGGTTATTTCGGTAAATACATTCAACCAACTCCAATCCTTTTACCCATTAATATCTTAGAAGATTTCACAAAACCCCTATCACTTAGTTTTCGACTTTTCGGAAATATATTAGCTGATGAATTAGTAGTTGTTGTTCTTGTTTCTTTAGTACCTTTAGTGGTTCCTATACCTGTCATGTTACTTGGATTATTTACAAGCGGTATTCAAGCTCTTATTTTTGCAACTTTAGCTGCGGCTTATATAGGCGAATCTATGGAGGGTCATCATTGA
- the rps2 gene encoding ribosomal protein S2, which translates to MTRRYWNINLEEMMEAGVHFGHGTSKWNPRMAPYISSKRKGIHIINLIRTARFLSEACDLVFDAASRGKQFLIVGTKKKAADSVARAAIRARCHYVNKKWLGGMLTNWYTTETILHKFRDLRMEQKMGRLNRLPKRDSAMLKRQLSHLQTYLGGIKYMTGLPDIVIIVDQQEEYTALRECIILGIPTICLIDTNCDPDLADISIPANDDAIASIRLILNKLVFAICEGRSSYTKYVINNKI; encoded by the coding sequence ATGACAAGAAGATATTGGAACATAAATTTGGAAGAGATGATGGAAGCAGGAGTTCATTTTGGTCATGGTACTAGTAAATGGAATCCTAGAATGGCACCTTATATCTCCTCAAAGCGTAAAGGTATTCATATTATAAATCTTATTAGAACCGCTCGTTTTTTATCAGAAGCTTGTGATTTAGTTTTTGATGCAGCAAGTAGGGGAAAACAATTCTTAATTGTTGGTACCAAAAAGAAAGCAGCTGATTCAGTAGCACGGGCTGCAATAAGGGCTCGTTGTCATTATGTTAATAAAAAATGGCTCGGTGGTATGTTAACGAATTGGTATACTACGGAAACGATACTTCATAAGTTCAGGGACTTGAGAATGGAACAAAAGATGGGGAGACTCAACCGTCTTCCGAAACGAGATTCGGCTATGTTGAAGAGACAATTATCTCACTTGCAAACATATCTGGGCGGGATTAAATATATGACGGGATTACCCGATATTGTAATAATCGTTGATCAGCAAGAAGAATATACGGCTCTTCGGGAATGTATCATTTTGGGAATTCCAACGATTTGTTTAATCGATACAAATTGTGACCCCGATCTTGCAGATATTTCGATTCCAGCAAATGATGACGCTATAGCTTCAATCCGATTAATTCTTAACAAATTAGTATTTGCAATTTGTGAGGGTCGTTCTAGCTATACGAAATACGTGATTAATAATAAGATATAA
- the rpoC1 gene encoding RNA polymerase beta' subunit, translating to MNQNFSSMIDRYKHQQLQIGSVSPQQISAWANKILPNGEIVGEVTKPYTFHYKTNKPEKDGLFCERIFGPIKSGICACGNFRVIGDEKEDPKSCEQCGVEFVDSRIRRYQMGYIKLACPVTHVWYLKRLPSYIANLLDKPLKELEGLVYCDVFSFARPIAKKPTFLRLRGSFEYEIQSWKYSIPLFFTTQGFDTFRNREIATGAGAIREQLADLDLRMIIDNSLAEWKELGDEGPPGNEWEDRKVGRRKDFLVRRMELAKHFIRTNIEPEWMVLCLLPVLPPELRPIIQIDGGKLMSSDINELYRRVIYRNNTLIDLLTTSRSTPGELVMCQEKLVQEAVDTLLDNGIRGQPRRDGHNKVYKSFSDVIEGKEGRFRETLLGKRVDYSGRSVIVVGPSLSLHRCGLPREIAIELFQPFVIRGLIRQHLASNIGVAKSKIREKESIVWEILQEVMQGHPVLLNRAPTLHRLGIQAFQPILVEGRAICLHPLVCKGFNADFDGDQMAVHVPLSLEAQAEARLLMFSHMNLLSPAIGDPIALPTQDMLIGIYVLTSGNRRGICANRYNPCNRRNYQNKKIDDNSSKYMKEKEPFFCNSYDAIGAYRQKRINLDNPLWLRWQLDQCVIASREAPIEVHYESLGTYHEIYEHYLIVKSIKKEILCIYIRTTVGHISLYREIEEAIQGFCRTCSYST from the exons ATGAATCAGAATTTTTCTTCTATGATTGATCGGTATAAACATCAACAACTCCAAATTGGATCAGTTTCTCCTCAACAAATAAGTGCTTGGGCCAATAAAATCCTACCCAATGGGGAGATAGTTGGAGAGGTCACAAAACCTTATACTTTTCATTACAAAACTAATAAACCCGAAAAAGATGGATTATTTTGTGAAAGAATTTTTGGGCCTATAAAAAGTGGGATTTGCGCTTGTGGAAATTTTCGAGTAATCGGGGATGAAAAAGAAGACCCGAAATCTTGTGAACAATGCGGAGTCGAATTTGTGGATTCTCGGATACGAAGATACCAAATGGGCTATATCAAACTGGCATGCCCAGTAACTCATGTGTGGTATTTGAAACGTCTTCCTAGTTATATCGCGAATCTTTTAGATAAACCTCTTAAAGAATTAGAAGGGCTAGTATACTGCGATGTG TTTTCTTTTGCTAGGCCCATAGCTAAAAAACCTACTTTCTTACGATTACGAGGTTCATTCGAATATGAAATCCAATCCTGGAAATACAGCATCCCACTTTTCTTTACTACACAGGGCTTCGATACATTTCGAAATCGCGAAATTGCTACCGGAGCGGGTGCTATCCGAGAACAATTAGCCGATCTGGATTTGCGAATGATTATAGATAATTCGTTGGCAGAATGGAAAGAATTAGGGGACGAAGGGCCCCCGGGTAATGAATGGGAAGATCGAAAAGTTGGAAGAAGAAAGGATTTTTTGGTTAGACGCATGGAATTAGCTAAGCATTTTATTCGAACAAATATAGAACCAGAATGGATGGTTTTATGTCTATTACCAGTTCTTCCTCCCGAGTTGAGACCAATCATTCAGATAGATGGGGGTAAACTAATGAGCTCGGATATTAATGAACTTTATAGAAGAGTTATTTATCGGAACAATACTCTTATAGATCTATTAACAACAAGTAGATCTACGCCAGGGGAATTAGTAATGTGTCAGGAGAAATTGGTACAAGAAGCCGTGGATACACTTCTTGATAATGGAATCCGCGGACAACCAAGAAGGGACGGTCATAATAAGGTTTACAAGTCGTTTTCGGATGTAATTGAAGGTAAAGAGGGAAGATTTCGTGAGACTCTCCTTGGTAAACGGGTCGATTATTCGGGTCGTTCTGTCATTGTCGTAGGGCCCTCGCTTTCATTACATCGATGTGGATTGCCTCGCGAAATAGCAATAGAACTTTTCCAGCCATTTGTAATTCGGGGTCTAATTAGACAACATCTTGCTTCGAACATAGGAGTTGCTAAGAGTAAAATCCGAGAAAAAGAGTCGATTGTATGGGAAATACTTCAGGAAGTTATGCAGGGGCACCCCGTATTGCTGAATCGAGCGCCTACCCTGCATAGATTAGGCATACAGGCATTCCAACCCATCTTAGTGGAAGGGCGCGCTATTTGTTTACATCCATTAGTTTGTAAGGGATTCAATGCCGATTTTGATGGGGATCAAATGGCGGTTCATGTACCTTTATCTTTGGAGGCTCAAGCGGAGGCTCGTTTACTTATGTTTTCTCATATGAATCTCTTGTCTCCAGCTATTGGGGATCCCATTGCCCTACCAACCCAAGATATGCTTATTGGGATCTATGTATTAACGAGCGGGAATCGCCGAGGTATTTGTGCAAATAGGTATAATCCATGTAATCGCAGAAATTATCAAAATAAAAAAATTGACGACAATAGTTCTAAGTATATGAAAGAAAAAGAACCCTTTTTTTGTAATTCCTATGATGCAATTGGAGCTTATCGTCAGAAAAGAATCAATTTAGATAATCCTTTGTGGCTCCGGTGGCAACTAGATCAATGCGTTATTGCTTCAAGAGAAGCTCCTATCGAAGTTCACTATGAATCTTTGGGTACCTACCATGAGATTTATGAGCACTACCTAATAGTAAAAAGTATAAAAAAAGAAATTCTTTGTATATACATTCGAACCACTGTTGGTCATATTTCTCTTTATCGAGAAATTGAAGAAGCTATACAAGGGTTTTGCCGGACCTGTTCATATAGTACCTAA
- the petN gene encoding cytochrome b6/f complex subunit VIII: MIHMDIVSLAWAALMVVFTFSLSLVVWGRSGL; encoded by the coding sequence ATAATTCACATGGATATAGTAAGTCTCGCTTGGGCTGCTTTAATGGTAGTCTTTACATTTTCTCTTTCACTCGTAGTATGGGGTAGAAGTGGACTCTAG